From Procambarus clarkii isolate CNS0578487 chromosome 65, FALCON_Pclarkii_2.0, whole genome shotgun sequence, one genomic window encodes:
- the LOC138355027 gene encoding sperm acrosomal protein FSA-ACR.1-like: MVVGESTGEKMVVGESTGEKMVVGESTGGKMVVGESTGEKMVVGESTGEKMVVGESTGEKMVVGESTGEKMVVGESTGGKMVVGESTGEKMVVGESTDEKMVVGESTGEKMVVGESTGEKMVVGGVHR, encoded by the coding sequence ATGGTTGTAGGggagtccacaggtgagaagatggttgtaggggagtccacaggtgagaagATGGTTGTAGGGGAGTCCACAGGTGGGAAGATGGTTGTAGGggagtccacaggtgagaagatggttgtaggggagtccacaggtgagaagatggttgtaggggagtccacaggtgagaagatggttgtaggggagtccacaggtgagaagATGGTTGTAGGGGAGTCCACAGGTGGGAAGATGGTTGTAGGggagtccacaggtgagaagATGGTTGTAGGGGAGTCCACAGATGAGAAGATGGTTGTAGGggagtccacaggtgagaagatggttgtaggggagtccacaggtgagaagatggttgtagggggagtccacaggtga